The Coregonus clupeaformis isolate EN_2021a chromosome 6, ASM2061545v1, whole genome shotgun sequence genome has a segment encoding these proteins:
- the LOC121567479 gene encoding transcriptional regulator ATRX homolog has protein sequence MKKKKKKKKKDSSSSSSDSSSSSDSDDDKRRRRRRRRRRRRRKRIPAPMIQIARKTRRRRRRRRRKRIPAHQTAKTIIRRRRRRIRRRAILTARKTRKRRRRRTRRRKKKEEDKDSDSEEDKKKKKKHKKKKMKKDKKDDSDSEEDKKKKKKKDKKKKKKKEDKDSDSEEDKKKKKKHKTKKKKKDKKDSSDSEDDKKKKKKKKKKKKKKKDSCSDSEEDKKKKKDKKKKDKKKKKDDSSSGSDDDKKKKKKKKKKEEKKKKKKENGSSSGRDDDEEKKKRDKKVRTKKDSCSDVEGESKKKLKKDDKIEDGPENEKCGELKKEGKYAGGLVMGGGCMDSKPSDDGSAICPKPTLKLESWGPSADARPNTRYESLYSSSYSFSPRESSPSRLPLSPRENSPSHLPLSPMEALMGNPGRTSDRDPVTGRGPASSRSTLLKSSDLLRGPKPYHP, from the exons atgaaaaagaagaagaagaagaaaaagaag GATTCTAGTTCTTCATCCTCTGATAGCTCCTCATCCTCTGACAGCGATGATgacaaaagaagaagaagaagaagaagaagaagaagaagaagaagaaaaag GATTCCAGCTCCGATGATTCAGATAGCGAGaaagacaagaagaagaagaagaagaagaagaagaaaacg GATTCCTGCTCATCAGACAGCGAAGAcgataataagaagaagaagaagaaggataagAAGAAG GGCGATTCTGACAGCGAGGAAgacaagaaaaagaagaagaagaaggacaagaagaagaaaaaagaagGAGGAGGATAAG GACTCTGACAGTGAGGAAgacaagaaaaagaagaagaagcacAAGAAGAAAAAGATGAAGAAGGATAAGAAG GATGATTCTGACAGCGAGGAAgacaagaaaaagaagaagaagaaggacaagaagaaaaaaaagaagaaggagGATAAG GACTCTGACAGTGAGGAAgacaagaaaaagaagaagaagcacaagacgaaaaagaagaagaaggataagAAG GACTCATCGGACAGCGAGGATGataagaaaaagaagaagaagaagaagaagaagaagaagaagaagaag GACTCTTGTTCTGACAGCGAAGAAGATAAGAAAAAGAAGAAGGATAAGAAGAAGAAagacaagaagaagaaaaag GACGACTCCTCATCTGGAAGTGATGATGataagaaaaagaagaagaagaaaaagaagaaggaggagaagaagaagaagaagaaagaaaat GGCTCCTCTTCTGGAAGAGATGATGATGAGGAGAAAAAGAAGAGAGACAAGAAGGTAAGGACCAAGAAG GACTCCTGTTCCGATGTTGAGGGAGAATCTAAGAAAAAACTGAAGAAAGATGACAAGATAGAG GATGGACCTGAGAATGAAAAGTGTGGAGAGCTGAAAAAGGAGGGGAAATATGCAGGTGGCTTGGTGATGGGAGGAGGGTGCATGGATAGTAAACCATCTGACGACGGATCAGCTATTTGCCCAAAACCCACCCTGAAGTTGGAGTCCTGGGGGCCGTCGGCGGACGCCAGACCCAACACTCGTTATGAGTCCCTTTATAGCTCCTCGTACTCATTCAGTCCAAGGGAGAGCAGCCCCTCCCGCCTGCCACTCAGCCCCAGGGAGAACAGCCCCTCCCACCTGCCACTCAGTCCCATGGAGGCCCTGATGGGGAACCCAGGCAGGACCAGTGACCGTGACCCAGTGACCGGGAGAGGACCAGCCAGCAGCAGAAGCACACTGCTCAAATCCAGTGATCTGCTCAGGGGTCCTAAGCCTTATCATCCGTAA